The genomic window caagattgatttctaagcgcatagccaggagtaacccctgagcatcactaggtgtgccccccaccaaaaaaatgctACTGTCCTTCCCAGTGAAAGTCCAGTGACTTGCCTACCCGGCCTTCTGCCACTGCCTCCCTTGTACACAGTCTAACTCTGCACTTCTCTCCTTTTTGAGACAAAAGGAAAAGCAAACCCTaatcttatttataaaaacattccAAGATGAGTCTCTGCCCCCTGAGGTTTCTTGTTAATAAcctgcctccctcctccctctctgcaCCTACAGCCCCCCATTTAAACCACTACCCTCCCCCCACAGACCTCTGGCCCCTTCCCCCATTATGTGCTGTTCTATTTCTGTCTCAAATCCAATAGTTCAcagctgcaaaacaaaacaaaaaatacatacacTACCGGCTGTACgagcagaaagaaaattaagattgGGAGCAGGCACCTAACATGCTTTAACTgtataatgtttttgtttctttacatagTAATATGTACACAGGAACTATGTCCTAACTGCATACACGTTTGTGGCCAAATTCAACCCTTCCTTTGCCTCTCTGCAGACTTTTCCAATGAGATCAAGGTGAGACAGGTAAGAGGCCCAGAGCCTCTTAAGGCTCATGTGATGGCCACTAACGCCTTGCTCACTGGTTCACTTTTCCCACCAGTAAAAaaggttctttattttaaaaaatcctgcAGTTAGTGTAGTAGGAGCTCATTTAGAGCCCGAAACTCTTTGAAGCTGCATCTGTATggatacaaaaaaacaaataaatgaagaaagcaGTGTTAGCTCCTCTCAAGAGCCTTTCTAGGGGGCACAGAGACCTCAAGACAGGACAACCAAGGACATCTGGGCTCAACAGGTGCTCCCTCTTCTCATCACTAgtttccctcctctttttttcttttgtttttttggccttaCCCTGCTTTCCTCAGAGactactcttggctgtgtgctcagaaattactcctgcctgtcaggctcaggggaccataagagatgctgggaattaaaccagggaTGGCTGCATTCAAGACCAACACCTTTGCCACTGGGTTTCTGCTCTGGTCCTTCTTTAATTGCATTCTAGTCCATTTCCTGGCTCCAGAATAAAAATTCTCAGTCTGCTCCTTGGAAGTCTATTCAAAAGAGCTGGGAATTAAACTGTTAACTCGTTAATGTGGCTCTTTCTCAGCTAGTAATAGGCCTGATATTAATGTTTTTACAAATGCCTGATAAAAAGCAGCCAGTATCAAGGGCAGATGGTGTACATTCTCAAAACTGTTTGCAATAACCCAGGTGATTCTGATCTTGCTAACACAAGAAAACCAAAGCCATGCAGCACATCACAAGAGTATGTTCTACAAATTGTCTTTGGTGATTTCCTTGGTACAAACATCATTATAAGGTGTACTTGTGTGGATCTTACATATACTAGTATTACTTTATATTTAGGAGAAATAGCTGTTGTGTGTGTGGTCTGTTGAGGACTGAAATCTCATTATGTAGCATGTCACTGTCTAAAGAGTCTCATGTTATTTCTCTATTCAAAATTCTTCAAGTGGCTCATTCCTTCAAGGCCAATGGAGTTAGGGCACATGGGGCTCTTAGAAGCTACACTATCTTCTTCCTGGGCCATTTCTACCATGGTGCCTTTGCATTTACTGTTCCTGAGATGCTCCCACCACACACAACCCATTTGCTCACTTTCTTAATCCCAGCACAGATTATCATGCTTTCACTGACCACACCATAATGATAAAGGTAACTTGCCTCCATTTCTGTGTACCTTTTTACTGATCAGATAAGCATGAATCTCACACTTCTACTGaagttttatggaaaaaataCACCTGTTAAGTTGCATTTCCCATAACAGTTTAAAGAACCTGgaggccggagtaatagcacagtggtagggtgtttgccttgcacactgccaaccgaACAGACACagcttccatccccagcatcccagatggttcctcgagactgccagaagcaatttctgagcacagagtcaggagtaacccctgggtaccactgggcgtggcccaagtCAGCCTAAGAAAAACCTAGTAGGTCTTGTTTGGGGGAAGACAAACCTGGTGATTctcgggaatcattcctggcagtatatGGGGGTACCCTCGCACATTTTGGGTATTGTAGACTTGCAAGGTAAGCATGATACTATACATTCCTGTCTTACTACTCCCTGAACCCTAGTGGGCcatatttatttgtaaagaaaGTTTTTATCCTCTAAGGGGGGAACATTTCTGGTGgtactttgcactcagggattactcctgctggaGCTCAGGGATGCTAAGTATCAAGCAcaaggtcagctgcttgcaaggcaaatggtcacAATAATATCCCTCTGGCCTCTGTAcaactaattaaaataattctaagtAAGTGTCTAACTTGAACCTACAAAGATCAGAAGACGTTAAGGCACATGCCTCGAAggaatcctcagcatcacatatggtcccctagaaaCAGCATCACCTCCAgcctctgaatactgccaggtgtgttccctTCTCCCCCAAAAATACATAGCTAAATTTTAAAACCAAGTTTATTTTGAAGTAATCTTTTTACTTTAACAAGGTAACATTAAGCAAAATAATCTTAAGATTGTTTAACAGCATTAAATGTAATCCATTAAGTGGAAAACATTATCAAAGGAGACATTATTCAAAGACAGGATGCACGGttgttgatgctttttttttcttactgcacCACGGGCAGGAGGGCAAGGCAGCTTCCTAGAATGTAAAGTGAACAGGTTAATGAATATGTTGACATAGAAAGTCACAGAACCCATAGAACTAATACTTGTCCCCATCGCACCTCCATTTAAtgtcaaattaattttgaaaatccttggccagttaattttttaaaagcaacatGCTTGTACACGCTATTTCTTGAACAATAAAAGAACAAGGGAGGACATCcaagggacattggtagaggggaGAGGTCACTCTGGTGTCAAATGTTTTGAAACTATCAGTAAAAGATGGTTATcttcataaaaacaaacaaaagaggataaaggagtgaaaattaaaaaagaatagtgcACTGATAGTTAGGATAAAGTGGAAttaaattgagtttttttttctgactacaAACAGATCCTTGATCTGGGGAAAGTGGGCTCTGGACTAGCCaagctcatttctctttttacttaCCCTCCCCTCCAGTCTGGTTCTGGAAGGCATCAATTAGATCATTGTCGTTCATTCTCAGAGATGTCGGTGTGTCTGATGGCTTTAATGGTTGACCATCGAAGAAGAAACGGAGGTTTTCTATATTAAACCCCTGGCGCTGACAATATGCTTTCATTAGTTTATCCATCTTCGTAGTCATCTTCACCTTGAAATGCACAATCGAGCCATCTTGACCAGAGACATTGATCTGTATGTAGCTTTGGGTGGactgggattgatcctgggtggACTGGAGTAGATCCTGGGTGGACTGGAGTAGATCCTGGGTGGACTGGGTTTGACCCGGATCCTGGCTTAGTGCTTTCTCAGCCATGAGTATCCTTGGAAGTTTTATCACAGTAGAGGTAGCAGGTTGGCAGTTAAGGAACATGCAAAAGTAATGAtggaaatatattattattattattattattgttattattattattatttatattttggatcatacctggtgatgctcaggggtgttacttctggctatgtgctcagaaatcactcctgacttgggggaccatatgggacaccaggggatcgaaccctggtcggtCCTAGACTAACGAGCGCAAGGTAtatagacaccttaccacttgagctatcattctggtccctggaaatattatttctatttagttCTCTCCCCAAAACAGTATGTTTCTTGGAAAAACTTAGTTCCTTAGTTCCCTATTTGAGCTTGGTTAGACAACTTGGGGTAGCACTCGCAGGTCTAAATTGGGGTGTGGGTCTAGAGAAAtacttaccgtatttgccggcgtataagacgacccttcaacccatgaaaaacttcctaaaagtcttaaaagaaaGTTagttcttaaaagtaagaggggtgcgaaTCACTCGTcactgaagctggaacaagtttcagcatgccgtataccagcatatgattcccgacttttaggaagtttttcatgggttaaagggtcgtcttatatgctggcaaatacggtagatTTCTAAAGGAGTCAAAAGTGTAAAAGGGTTAAAGTGTGTGTTGCCGTTGAAGCCTTAGTACTGCATATGGCTCTCCACAAATAAAACCCCAGGAGTGACTGCTGTGCAGAGTTGGAAATAGGAACTGGTCACTAGCAAAAGCAACcacattcaataataaaaataaaaattcagggcctggagagatagcacagcggtgtttgccttgcaaccagctgatccaggacctaaggtggttggttagaatcccgctgtcccatatggtcccccgtgcctgccaggagatatttctgagcagacagccaggagtgacccgagcactgccgggtgtggcccaaaaaccaaaaaaataaataaaaataaaaattcatttgggCAAAAGACTTTGCTCCTTCTGGGTCTTGGAAAACTGATTCACAAGTATGATGTTGGCATGTCCATACTCATCATCAACTTGAGAAGCCCAGTCACAGAGGAATCTAACTTCAGAAATTTCCCAGAGATGGAGTCATaacacagcaggtatggtgttgGCCCTCATGtagccaactcaagtttgatccctggcacccagatGGTGCCCCTAGCAAAtaacaggagagatccctgagctcagagtcaggggCCAGCACTGAGTGACCCCAAGTGTATAGAagcaaattttttaatataatttttattttgatcatagtggcttacatattgttgacaatattttaggtacatatttacataaaatcagggggggattattcccatcaccaaattgtcctccctacacctctgtttttgtcctacctcccatatcctcttggtcccctctgtatctagcctactacttagtagtcttgcacctgtttggtcctggtgcctcccttatttcccctctaactggggggcaggactagctagttcaagttacatggttttgtttgaaggagagaaaagtatcatactggggtaaaagtctaatatgccgaaaataagtggaatttaGAAGCAAATTTTTATGAAGTATTTCTCCCTGGCACATGGGAAAACTACTGTGACATAAACTGTTTGGAAAAGGCCAGACCTCTAATATTACTTAGATAAAATTTTCTTTGCTGCACTAttaaaagcataataaaatatccttttaaaagaaataaaatttagaacacAAAAGCCTGTAAAGTTGGAGATTATCTATTAGTATAAAAAAACTAAACTGTCACAGATAAACACTTCTGATACTTAAAATTGTCTCCTGAATCAacgtggttgtttttgtttttagcattTTATAAAATCCTGAAAATTTTAACAAAACCGCTACTTAcaaaaatttctgaatgcatttGGGAAATTTAAGCACTTTTGACAACACAGATTTTCAATGCTTCATTGCTCTATTTGTAAGCAGTAccaaaaagacttaaaaatatgtCTTAAATGTAAACTAATAGGGggtcagtgatagcacagtgggtagggtatttgccttgcatgcagcagacccaggtttgctccctaATATCCCGTTACAGtcctcaagcctgtcagaagtaatttttgagcacagtgccaggagtaatccctgagtgaggccaggtgtgacccaaaagccgagaaagtaaacaaacaagcaatgaaCAACCATGAAACCTATTCTTTTAATATAACAACTTTAAACTTATATAAAGCACAGTTTTCAATTGTATAGTCAGATCAAGAATTTCTGAAAGAGAGCACGCTGTACTTCATAGGTCTTAATACATTGGAAAATTTACTAAACAAGTTGTTATCTTGGTATTTTTTCCAAAGGTTAGCCCAATTTGCAATTTTACAAATAAACATGAACTCACTAAAGAAATGCATAAGGGAACTCTCTAATTACAGATAACAAGTAAACAAACGTTTAGGTCAACAAGCAAATGGTTTCTTCTAAAGTGATTACAAGCTAGTTTATCTGTCCTATTCCTATTCTCTCATCCTTTTGATAATGAAATCTTTTTAAGAGTCTCAACATTTCAACATTTACAAGGAAAATGAGGTTTTCAGgatagtgtaacattcccattacttcatataaaataaatgtcaagtTGGATAAGGACCCATCTTGTTGGTTTATACCATTTATCGTAATCAATTTAATATCACTTCCAGCAGTGTAGCACAGCACTGCATAAACAATATCATAATTGGAATTCCTCTGCTCCTAGAATTAGTAAGCAAGTTACAGTGCATATCAATCATGCATAATGAGACTGAAGCATGGCTTGATTACATTCATTTGCATaagaattttctataatttttttaaactgatcatttttaattcagAATAGATTTAAATGCCACACAAGTGCTTCTCGCCTCCTGAAATGCTAGGCAATTTTCTTACACAATACACAAAAATGTTAATCAACTTTTTAAATACAGATCCTAGCTTGTTAATGAGTTTTCACCTTTCTACATGCTGTCAAATCTCATTAAACTGTCATCTTTCTCAGGTTCACTATTGGAGTACACATTTACCTGGTTTAATTCTAATTGCCATAGTATTTTGTTACATTTATAAGGGAaacatcttttaaatatttttagtattgacatatttttttttttggtttttgggccacacccggcgatgctcaggggttactcctggctgtctgctcagaaatagctcctggcaggcatgggggaccatatgggacaccgggatttgaaccaaccacctttggtcctggatcagctgcgtgcaaggcaaacatcgctgtgctatctctccaggcccagtattgacatattttaaataaaatttgctcTCTTTGCATTCTTTTTGAATTTTGGCTTTGGGACCACATCAGACTGTGGGCCCAGGATttagtctctgtgctcagagataactcctatcagggctcaaggatcatatgtgatcccagggatcaaacctagccagtagtgtgcaaagcaaatgtactacccattgtactgttgctctggacACCATTATTTCAAACTCTGTACTTGTAAAATCTCTGATACTAATCTACAGAAATATTGATTCAAACAAATTCTTGCTGATAAGTGAAAAGtttaaatagtaaaaatgaaaTAGGAAGCTACAAATATATATCTAGAACTTCAGTTACaaggtaaaataaagaaaaaagtttgctATGTAACTAAGTTAGAAAATAGCTTATTAAAGAAATGTAGAAACAATCTGTTTAGAAatcattacattaaaataattattcataaaatgtttCTTCCCCCAAaaggctcaccaggagtgatatgtAAGCATGGAGCCTGAGCATTACTAtttgaacccaaaacaaaaaatgaaagaggcTTGCACTCAGTAgactaattatttatttaatttacaaaGCCAATGCTAGGGTTCAAGTCTCCCAAAAACACCAAATACTAGCCCAAACAATAGTAGTAATTGTTTCTAGAATATGTCAATCACTACAGAacaatactttttatatttattccccACCAAGATAACATTTTTCCTCTCTCAATAAACTGAGAATCATATAATAAAAAAGTCACTAAGTTCTATTCCTCACAACTATAAACTCATTTTAGACAGTACCATGAATATGTTCACTTAGGgagaagaaaaatctttttttcactAGTTCAAATGCACAACTagtcaaatctattatttatttcatttattcttttatcatATAATGCTTCTGAACAGAATATTCAATAGCATTTGAAAAGTGCCTGATGTGAAACTTTAATAAGTTGTTTCAGTTTTCAAAAAAATCACAAGATTCTTGACATTTCTTAGGTGATTTATCCTTAGCTCAAGCTCTAAAATCATGTGTTTCATTGAGCACAGTACAGACCAGGTCTATTCCCTTCCTTAGAGAGCAGTATATCTTgtcattaattttaattgaaaaaaatcaccACTGAGCATTCCTTTGCTGTTCAGATTATAGGTGATTTTCAGCAATATGCTTTTCAACAATAACACATGTTGCAAATTCAAAATGGTCAGAGGAGAGAACAGAAAGGAGTGCTTGTTTTATTTG from Suncus etruscus isolate mSunEtr1 chromosome X, mSunEtr1.pri.cur, whole genome shotgun sequence includes these protein-coding regions:
- the LOC125998931 gene encoding small ubiquitin-related modifier 3-like, whose translation is MAEKALSQDPGQTQSTQDLLQSTQDLLQSTQDQSQSTQSYIQINVSGQDGSIVHFKVKMTTKMDKLMKAYCQRQGFNIENLRFFFDGQPLKPSDTPTSLRMNDNDLIDAFQNQTGGEGSCLALLPVVQ